The DNA region ACCGCCGAGGTGATCCTCGGAAAAGAGAACGTGGTCAACCTGAACTTGGAGTAGCGGTCGATATCGATTTTTCGCAGTTGCGGTTGAGTTATACGCATTCTCGCTTGAAGTAGCGTGCCTTCTATTGCGCCCTCCTATCTCGCCCATCACATGACGAAGGATGGGGCACGCGGGTCGAGCCCAACAAGGTTGGCGCCTTGGCAGCGCGTGGCTTGCCTGAGCGTGAACCCGCTTCCGTCTTACCGGGGCCCTCCCTTCAAGTGGATTGCGACGTGACGGTCCTCCGCCGCCTCCGACTGGATGTTGCGATTATTGTGGTCCGGTTCCCGCCCCGTGGGGTATAACCACGGTAGCCGTACCACCCAGCTATCCTTGCGCACGCACGCGATGGGGCTTGTATGCCGCGTATTGTTGCTCCAGTCCTCACCGCGATGCTCGTGCAATTCGGCGCCGCCCCCTTGGTCTGGGCGGCCTCATTCCGCGACGCGGAGAACCACTTTCTGGCGGGCCAGTACGAAGACTGCGTGAGCTTGGCCGCTGCGGAGATACAGCGCGGTGTGCGGTTCGAGCCGTGGCGGCACGTGAAGGCCGAAGCGGAAATGGAGCTCGGTCGTTACGCCGACGCGCGCGAGACGGTGGAGGAGGGGATCGCCGCCTACCCGCTCAGCATCGAGATGCGGCTGCTTGCCTGCAAGGTGTTCCGCTACAACGATATGCCGCAGGCCGCCCAGACGCAGTTGCGGCAGGTCGCCGAGATCGTCCGCGCCCGCATCCGCCGCCGTGTTTCGCCCGACGAACAGTTGGCGATGGGGCAATACCTGCTCGAACAGGGCGCCGATGCGCGCCAGGTACTCGAGCTTTGCTACGACCCCGTGACCCAAGGATTCCCCGACTTCGTCGACGGCCACCTGGCCACGGCCCGGCTCGCTCTAGACAAGTACGACAACCGCTTGGCTGCAAGCACCCTGCTCGCCGTCCCCGAGACCTCACGCACCGATCCCCAGTATCACTACCTGCTGGCGAGCAGCTACTTGGCCGACGACCCGCAGCGGGCGACCGAGGCGCTCAACCAAGCCCTGGAGATCAATCCTCGACACACGGGCAGCCTGTTGATCGTCGCCGAGAAGCAGATCGATGGCGAACAATACGTCCAGGCGCACCAGACGCTCGACCAGGTGCTGAAGATCAATCCCAAACAGCCCAAGGCGTTGGCGTTTGAGGCCGTGCTGGCCAACCTCGAGGGGGACCCGGCCGGCGAGAAGGCCCGCCGTGAGGCCGCTCTGGCGAGTTGGCCGCAGAACCCCGAGGTGGACTACACGATCGGCGCCAAGCTCTCGGACAAGTACCGCTTCGCCGAGGGCGCGTCCTACCAGCGGCGCGCCCTGGAGATGGACGGCCGCTACCTGCCCGCCCGGGTCCAATTAGCGCAAGACTTGCTCCGGTTGGGGGACGAGGAGGAAGGCTGGCGGCTGATCCAGGAGGTGTCCGCCACCGACGGTTACAACGTCGTTGCTCACAACCTCGTGACCCTGCACGACAGCCTGGACGGGTACCGCGTGCTGCAGAACGAGTCGTTCCGCGTGCGGATGCCCCAGCACGAAGCGGCCGTCTACGGCGAGCGTGTCCTCGAACTGCTCGACGAGGCCAAACGCAGGCTGTGCGACAAGTACCAGGTCGAGTTAGGCGGCCCGGTGGTGGTCGACATCTTCGCAAACAAGAACGACTTCGCCGTCCGCACGTTCGGCATCCCGGGGGCAGACGGGTTCCTGGGCGTCTGCTTCGGCAACGTCATCACCGCCAATAGTCCCGCCGCCCTTGGGGCGACCAAGGCCAACTGGCAGGCCGTGCTGTGGCACGAGTTCTGCCACGTCGTTACGCTGCAGAAATCGCGCAACAAAATGCCTCGCTGGCTGAGCGAGGGCATCTCGGTTCATGAGGAGCTTGAGCGCGACGGCGGTTGGGGCCAAACGATGACCCCCACGTACCGCCGGTTCATTCTCGCCGGCGAGATGGCGCCGCTGAGTGAGCTGAGTTCGATGTTTTTGGCGCCAGAGAGCCCTATGCGGCTGCAGTTTGCCTACTTCGAATCGGCGATGGCGGTCGGGTAC from Pirellulimonas nuda includes:
- a CDS encoding tetratricopeptide repeat protein, coding for MLVQFGAAPLVWAASFRDAENHFLAGQYEDCVSLAAAEIQRGVRFEPWRHVKAEAEMELGRYADARETVEEGIAAYPLSIEMRLLACKVFRYNDMPQAAQTQLRQVAEIVRARIRRRVSPDEQLAMGQYLLEQGADARQVLELCYDPVTQGFPDFVDGHLATARLALDKYDNRLAASTLLAVPETSRTDPQYHYLLASSYLADDPQRATEALNQALEINPRHTGSLLIVAEKQIDGEQYVQAHQTLDQVLKINPKQPKALAFEAVLANLEGDPAGEKARREAALASWPQNPEVDYTIGAKLSDKYRFAEGASYQRRALEMDGRYLPARVQLAQDLLRLGDEEEGWRLIQEVSATDGYNVVAHNLVTLHDSLDGYRVLQNESFRVRMPQHEAAVYGERVLELLDEAKRRLCDKYQVELGGPVVVDIFANKNDFAVRTFGIPGADGFLGVCFGNVITANSPAALGATKANWQAVLWHEFCHVVTLQKSRNKMPRWLSEGISVHEELERDGGWGQTMTPTYRRFILAGEMAPLSELSSMFLAPESPMRLQFAYFESAMAVGYIVENHGIAAIKNILVDLADGESINEALVRHVAPLGKLDAGFRDYLVEQANRLGPELAWEEPALPAGADSGTIAQWLSDNPDNFYGLTRYAQALAREEDWQGVLEPAKRLRALIPEYTGTGNAYALLARAHRELGDTGAEREVLQAWSERDGQAMDAYLRLSELGQSAGDWPLVAANARRMLAVDPLTPIPHRYLAEAAERLALPADAITAYRALLRFDTVDPVHVHFRLAQLLRDEGRWDQARRQVLLALEDAPRFLAAHRLLLELAESGGADIVDESPIPPDALEGADEP